The following are encoded in a window of Gramella sp. MT6 genomic DNA:
- a CDS encoding bifunctional 5,10-methylenetetrahydrofolate dehydrogenase/5,10-methenyltetrahydrofolate cyclohydrolase produces MTILDGKKISNDIKDEIAAEVTKIKKRGEKVPHLAAIIVGKDGASMTYVNSKVKACERVGFESSLYRLPNTVSELELLDKIEELNQNDEIDGFIVQLPLPPQIDTQKVLNAVDPDKDVDGFHPTNFGKMALDMTSFIPATPFGILELLERYDIPTKGKHTVVIGRSYIVGRPMSILMGRSGFPGNSTVTLTHEFTRNITQVTSQADIIIIAVGIPDFLKAEMIKDDAVIIDVGITRVPDDHAERGYVIKGDVDFENVSKRASYITPVPGGVGPMTVSMLLKNTLLARERHNKRALDAKKR; encoded by the coding sequence ATGACGATACTTGACGGTAAGAAGATCAGTAATGACATCAAGGATGAAATTGCTGCTGAGGTTACCAAAATCAAAAAGCGTGGAGAAAAAGTTCCGCATCTTGCTGCAATTATTGTAGGTAAGGACGGGGCGAGTATGACTTACGTAAACAGTAAAGTAAAGGCTTGCGAAAGGGTAGGTTTTGAATCTTCACTATACAGACTTCCTAATACGGTTAGTGAACTGGAATTGCTGGATAAGATCGAAGAGCTTAATCAAAATGACGAAATTGATGGTTTTATCGTTCAGCTTCCTTTGCCTCCACAAATCGATACCCAAAAAGTACTGAATGCTGTAGACCCAGATAAGGATGTGGATGGATTCCATCCAACAAATTTTGGGAAAATGGCTTTGGATATGACCAGTTTTATCCCAGCTACTCCATTCGGTATTCTGGAATTATTAGAGCGATACGACATTCCTACCAAAGGAAAACATACCGTGGTTATTGGAAGAAGTTATATCGTGGGAAGGCCTATGAGTATTCTAATGGGAAGAAGCGGGTTTCCAGGGAATTCAACCGTAACACTTACACATGAGTTCACCAGGAATATCACTCAGGTAACTTCACAGGCAGATATTATAATCATTGCCGTTGGGATACCAGACTTTTTAAAAGCTGAAATGATCAAGGATGATGCTGTGATTATTGATGTAGGAATAACCAGAGTTCCAGATGACCATGCTGAAAGAGGATATGTGATCAAGGGAGATGTGGATTTCGAGAACGTAAGTAAACGAGCTTCCTATATTACTCCAGTGCCTGGGGGAGTTGGCCCTATGACGGTATCGATGTTGTTGAAAAACACCTTACTTGCCAGGGAAAGGCATAATAAAAGAGCGTTGGACGCAAAAAAGAGATAA
- a CDS encoding YkvA family protein, translating to MFGKKKSTIDEDFVKTEVTKIDEDDVTIAMDSREEIDEKINNSGLLQKYSELGKVMFGMLKDYRKGVYTKVPWFTIATIAFAFLYILNPLDIIPDFIPGLGYIDDLGVLTFGLRFIESDLHNYLDWKLEQQDS from the coding sequence ATGTTTGGAAAAAAGAAAAGTACGATCGATGAAGATTTTGTAAAGACCGAAGTAACAAAGATCGATGAAGATGATGTGACCATTGCTATGGACAGCAGAGAAGAAATCGACGAAAAAATAAACAATTCGGGATTACTCCAAAAGTATAGTGAGCTTGGTAAAGTTATGTTTGGAATGCTGAAAGATTACAGAAAAGGAGTTTATACAAAAGTTCCTTGGTTTACGATCGCCACTATCGCTTTTGCCTTTTTATACATTTTAAATCCCTTGGATATTATTCCAGATTTTATTCCTGGGCTAGGATATATCGACGACCTTGGAGTACTCACCTTCGGACTCAGATTTATTGAATCTGATCTCCACAATTATCTGGACTGGAAATTGGAACAACAGGATTCATAA
- a CDS encoding AI-2E family transporter — translation MDRLKPSLVRQIFVLLLILFLVILIITEVLPYLSGILGAVTLYVILKGWMKKLLDRGWKPPLAASVLMAGSFVGILIPVTLIAIMLTSKIGKAVANSERVLSALKKQLNNIENTIGYNVSSSIDTSSVTNWISSNLQNLAGGTFNAFIAIGIMYFMLYYMLTNRQSLRESMLTYIPLGKDNLRIIGDESNQLVKSNALGIPLVAFVQGIIALIGFLIFGVPDPFFWFVITAIGSMIPFIGTAIGIIPASILLFAQGSDFQGIALLIYGFVVVGSTDNIIRLYVLERLASVHPLITLFGVIVGVPLFGFIGLIFGPLLISLFILILRIYKKEYGNAHHRL, via the coding sequence ATGGATAGACTTAAACCGTCTTTAGTACGCCAGATATTTGTTCTGTTGCTAATATTGTTTTTAGTAATATTAATTATTACCGAGGTTCTCCCTTACCTCTCGGGAATTCTGGGCGCAGTTACTTTATATGTTATCCTTAAAGGCTGGATGAAGAAATTATTAGATCGGGGTTGGAAACCTCCATTGGCTGCATCAGTATTAATGGCTGGATCTTTTGTGGGAATTCTTATTCCTGTCACCCTTATAGCGATTATGCTAACTTCAAAAATTGGAAAAGCCGTGGCAAATTCTGAGCGTGTACTCAGTGCTTTGAAGAAACAATTGAATAATATCGAAAATACAATAGGTTACAATGTAAGTTCAAGCATCGACACTTCCTCTGTGACCAACTGGATCTCTTCGAATCTGCAGAATCTTGCTGGTGGCACATTTAATGCCTTTATCGCTATTGGGATCATGTACTTTATGCTTTATTACATGCTAACCAACAGGCAATCTTTACGGGAATCCATGCTCACATATATTCCATTGGGGAAAGACAACTTAAGGATCATTGGAGATGAAAGCAACCAGCTTGTAAAGTCAAACGCACTTGGAATTCCCCTTGTGGCATTTGTTCAGGGAATTATCGCCCTGATAGGATTTTTAATTTTTGGAGTACCAGATCCATTTTTCTGGTTCGTGATCACCGCTATAGGATCTATGATCCCCTTTATTGGAACAGCGATAGGGATTATTCCCGCGTCTATTCTTCTATTCGCTCAAGGAAGCGATTTCCAGGGTATTGCCCTGCTAATTTATGGGTTTGTAGTTGTTGGTTCAACAGACAATATTATCAGATTATACGTCCTGGAAAGACTCGCCAGCGTGCATCCATTGATCACCCTTTTCGGAGTGATTGTAGGAGTTCCGCTTTTTGGTTTTATAGGACTCATATTCGGGCCATTACTAATTTCTCTTTTCATCCTGATATTGAGGATTTATAAGAAAGAATACGGTAACGCCCATCACAGATTATAG
- a CDS encoding VOC family protein: MKVQPFHLAIPVSDLEKCRKFYKETLGCGEGRSSDHWVDFNFFGHQLVIHYQDPEETKTSTSNPVDGKEVPVPHFGVVLQWDVFHEFAKLLESKDIKFIIEPYIRFEGKPGEQATMFFKDPSGNALEFKAFKDMSQLFAT; encoded by the coding sequence ATGAAAGTACAACCATTTCACCTTGCGATACCTGTTTCAGATCTTGAAAAATGCAGAAAATTCTATAAAGAAACCCTGGGTTGCGGCGAAGGTCGCAGTAGTGACCATTGGGTAGACTTCAATTTTTTCGGTCATCAACTGGTAATCCATTACCAGGATCCAGAAGAAACTAAAACATCTACCTCCAATCCTGTTGACGGAAAAGAAGTTCCCGTACCTCATTTTGGTGTGGTTTTGCAATGGGATGTTTTTCACGAATTTGCGAAACTGCTTGAGTCCAAGGACATCAAATTCATTATTGAACCATATATAAGATTTGAAGGCAAACCTGGGGAACAGGCAACCATGTTCTTTAAAGACCCAAGCGGGAACGCTCTTGAATTCAAGGCATTTAAAGACATGAGTCAACTTTTTGCTACCTAA
- the rluF gene encoding 23S rRNA pseudouridine(2604) synthase RluF: MAEEVRINKYLSQLGYCSRREADKLIDQGRITINDKVPEMGTKVIPGDLVKVDGKPVSKEELKEPNVYIAFNKPVGIVCTTDTRVEKDNIIDYINYPKRIFPIGRLDKPSEGLIFLTNDGDIVNKILRARNNHEKEYVVSVNKPITSEFIRKMSSGVPILDTVTRECEVEKLGHHTLRIILTQGLNRQIRRMCEFLGYEVTSLKRIRIMNVSLDIPVGEWRDLTSEELKTINDLTDESTKTEEGSRLETAQKLNPRRGKRPRKPKS; the protein is encoded by the coding sequence ATGGCAGAAGAAGTTCGAATAAACAAGTATTTAAGTCAGTTAGGATATTGCTCCAGAAGAGAAGCAGATAAACTGATAGACCAGGGTAGAATTACTATTAACGACAAGGTTCCGGAAATGGGAACAAAGGTTATACCGGGAGACCTGGTAAAAGTTGATGGCAAACCTGTTTCAAAAGAAGAACTTAAAGAACCAAACGTTTATATCGCCTTTAATAAACCCGTAGGTATTGTTTGCACCACAGATACCAGGGTAGAAAAGGACAATATTATCGATTACATCAACTATCCAAAGAGGATATTTCCTATCGGCCGACTTGACAAACCTAGCGAGGGATTAATTTTTCTTACTAATGATGGCGATATTGTGAATAAAATTCTTCGTGCCCGCAACAACCACGAAAAGGAATACGTGGTATCGGTTAATAAGCCTATTACTTCAGAATTTATCAGGAAAATGTCATCAGGTGTCCCTATTCTGGATACGGTGACCCGGGAATGTGAAGTCGAAAAACTTGGTCATCATACGCTCAGAATTATTTTAACCCAGGGACTCAACCGGCAGATACGCCGAATGTGTGAATTTTTAGGCTATGAAGTTACCTCCTTGAAAAGGATAAGGATCATGAACGTATCCCTGGATATTCCGGTAGGAGAATGGCGTGATTTAACTTCAGAAGAATTAAAAACCATAAATGATCTTACTGACGAATCTACCAAAACCGAAGAAGGTTCCAGATTAGAGACTGCACAGAAACTGAATCCAAGACGGGGGAAACGGCCCAGAAAACCTAAATCTTAA
- a CDS encoding sigma-70 family RNA polymerase sigma factor, which produces MKVIQLFKNESSLIKRASVGNRDAQQRIYEKHSPKMLSVCRQYVKDIHHAEEVMLNGFFKVFKHLKDFKDDGSFEGWIRKIMVRESISFLRQHKKLEFQEDLGFENEEVFNNINSKMDVADIQTIIDALPEGYKMVFVMYAVEGYKHSEIAKMLDITEGTSKSQLFKARKMLQEKLKTINSSVYGAN; this is translated from the coding sequence GTGAAAGTTATACAGCTTTTTAAAAATGAATCCTCTTTGATAAAAAGAGCATCGGTGGGCAACCGTGATGCTCAGCAAAGGATCTATGAAAAGCATTCACCTAAGATGTTGAGCGTTTGCAGGCAGTATGTAAAAGATATACATCATGCAGAAGAAGTAATGCTTAACGGGTTCTTCAAGGTTTTTAAGCATTTGAAGGATTTTAAAGATGATGGCAGTTTTGAAGGCTGGATTAGAAAGATCATGGTTAGGGAATCAATTTCCTTTTTAAGACAGCATAAGAAACTGGAATTCCAGGAAGACCTGGGATTTGAAAATGAAGAGGTCTTCAATAACATAAATTCTAAAATGGATGTGGCCGATATACAAACTATCATAGATGCTTTGCCTGAAGGTTATAAAATGGTCTTTGTGATGTATGCGGTAGAAGGTTACAAGCATTCAGAAATTGCTAAAATGCTTGATATTACTGAAGGGACTTCAAAATCCCAATTATTTAAAGCACGAAAAATGCTTCAGGAAAAATTAAAAACAATTAATTCATCAGTTTATGGCGCCAATTAA
- a CDS encoding PorT family protein — MKSIIIYFTLALFTFSSNYAYCQEEPKKSKEEILESKREEIIKEEKEKLRIKVEKLNKLLEEGEVTPGQAEALKKEAAELHAKNIENRIAIMENEYEFDERNENETGYIAFGDDGKVVTVRVNNVRNKKYDKRTSSDLVIAAGFNNALEEGQSLNDSDFKIGGSRFFELGWAWKTRVFKNSNWLRLKYGFSFQFDGLKPTDNRYFVQDGDETFLTDFEYDLDKSKFRMDKLVAPIHFEFGPSSKTESENYLRYSTKGKFKIGLGGYAGFNIGERQKLKYKVDGDKQKDKLKGGYNTNDFVYGLSGYLGWGWATVYAKYDLNPIFDDPNVELHNVSLGLRFDVD, encoded by the coding sequence ATGAAATCTATCATTATTTATTTTACTCTGGCCTTATTCACTTTTTCGAGTAATTACGCCTATTGCCAGGAAGAACCGAAAAAAAGTAAGGAAGAGATCCTGGAGTCTAAAAGAGAAGAGATCATCAAAGAAGAAAAGGAAAAACTAAGGATTAAAGTTGAAAAGTTAAATAAACTTCTGGAAGAAGGAGAGGTAACTCCGGGGCAGGCTGAGGCTTTGAAAAAGGAGGCTGCAGAACTTCATGCTAAAAATATTGAAAACCGCATCGCCATCATGGAAAATGAATATGAATTCGATGAGCGTAATGAAAACGAAACCGGTTACATCGCCTTTGGAGATGATGGGAAAGTGGTCACTGTTCGGGTGAATAATGTCCGTAATAAAAAGTATGATAAGAGAACTTCCAGTGACCTGGTGATAGCAGCTGGTTTCAATAATGCCCTTGAAGAAGGACAATCATTGAATGATTCCGATTTTAAAATTGGAGGAAGCCGTTTCTTTGAACTTGGTTGGGCGTGGAAAACCAGGGTTTTCAAAAATTCAAACTGGTTGCGTTTAAAGTATGGTTTCTCGTTTCAGTTTGATGGGTTGAAGCCAACAGATAACCGGTATTTCGTTCAGGATGGAGATGAAACATTTTTGACAGATTTTGAATATGATCTGGATAAATCAAAATTTAGGATGGATAAACTTGTAGCGCCAATTCATTTTGAATTTGGACCATCTTCTAAAACTGAATCTGAGAATTACCTGAGGTATTCTACTAAAGGAAAATTCAAAATTGGACTTGGTGGTTACGCCGGATTCAATATTGGAGAGCGCCAGAAACTGAAATACAAGGTGGATGGAGATAAGCAGAAAGATAAACTTAAGGGAGGTTATAATACTAATGATTTTGTCTACGGTTTAAGCGGATATTTAGGTTGGGGCTGGGCTACGGTTTATGCCAAATATGACCTTAATCCAATTTTTGACGACCCTAACGTAGAACTTCATAATGTTTCCCTTGGACTTCGTTTTGATGTAGATTAA